In Papaver somniferum cultivar HN1 chromosome 1, ASM357369v1, whole genome shotgun sequence, a genomic segment contains:
- the LOC113355693 gene encoding uncharacterized protein LOC113355693 has product MVIHNSTSSTKGNLWLFWNASLSTPQVISMSSQMVTVSIGEVLVSGVHAHVKKSQRKFLWSEMEIISQLQKPWVVLGDFNAIISPEEKFGGKAPNRISMMDFIHCLNECNLIQAPSTGQQYTWSNCQQGTKRILCVLDRVVFNFLWLQKYGDWGYKVGLRIVSDHAPLLCGCARIPRPKNVPWKFQKMWIDHPSFLSEVKKVWTENIIGDPSFIFMQKLKNLKKFLSEWNWSVFGNINTKIKEAEEKVQKEMELSDQNPLNEDLLANLVAAQNEHATRKVQSNTLMRLKSRANWIKDGSANTAYFHARMKIRQSRNTISELEDANGNIISDQSQIADTLVKHFQQKFESQDVDVSEELLDVIPSVITDEYQEMLDSIPTTEEIKKIVFEMDSDSAPGPDGFPGSFYKSCWDIIQLDLKDAIQFCWRIRFIPKGLNSNFLTLIPKCAGAKKASQYRPIGLSNVLFKIFTKIISVRMNGLMEKLISSQQAAYVKGRSIQEQILLASEMVNEMRKKRRGGNVAFKLDISQAYDSVSWTFLLKVMHKYGFSSSWCDWLLTMFKSAKLSVMVNGGPCGFFSMHMGLKQGDPLSPILFILMEDVLSRNITNLVNTGQITPMVVKNGIYPTHLFFPDDVFLFCNGAKKTLFCLFKLIDKYQHNSGQMINKAKSKCFIDGTNSTRKQQISSIVGMDISNFPDKYLGIILAPGRVTTEMVWPIVIYPLYNMAVYKWPSSVIKICEKLIRNFLWSAKFKHKYGIWFSKWKLSSVREGLQWAWLTLQEDISWKIGNGASISVWFDNWYGSSPLINEIGYTDFVHNNMQLKVQDLIINDQWNIHPQLQHLLQIDNLPHIHSGNDSIIWNLHSSRMFNNAKAVEKIRHKEDKVDWSSYIWRKSLHPTIASNIWKLLQGVYVNDDMKIKQGYEMPSRCCICKSEQDFMEHTLWLCEFSVQVWNWLGNMFQFPRPYSFSEVFSAAKHHSPIIDEVWIISACTVIKELWFQRNRVFFEGGDVNIHGFKHRVMKIVQDHGVRIKGVRWNNDYENQILSHFKIDS; this is encoded by the exons ATGGTGATACATAATTCAACCTCATCTACAAAAGGTAATTTATGGTTATTCTGGAATGCTTCTTTATCTACTCCTCAAGTTATTTCAATGTCTAGCCAAATGGTAACTGTCAGTATTGGTGAAGTATTAGTTTCTGGTGTTCATGCTCATGTTAAAAAGAGTCAAAGAAAGTTTCTATGGTCAGAGATGGAAATCATTAGTCAGCTACAAAAACCATGGGTTGTTTTAGGTGATTTTAATGCTATAATTTCACCTGAAGAGAAATTTGGTGGTAAAGCTCCAAACAGAATTTCAATGATGGATTTTATTCATTGCCTTAATGAATGTAACTTAATTCAAGCTCCTAGTACAGGTCAGCAATACACTTGGTCCAATTGTCAACAAGGAACAAAAAGAATCCTATGTGTTCTAGATAGAgttgttttcaattttttatggTTACAGAAGTATGGTGATTGGGGATATAAGGTTGGATTGAGGATAGTTTCAGATCATGCTCCTTTATTATGTGGTTGTGCAAGAATACCCAGACCAAAGAATGTTCCCTGGAAATTTCAGAAAATGTGGATTGATCATCCATCATTCTTAAGTGAAGTGAAGAAAGTATGGACTGAGAATATTATTGGTGATCCATCTTTTATTTTCATGCAGAagctaaaaaatctaaaaaagttCTTAAGTGAGTGGAATTGGAGTGTATTTGGTAATATTAATACAAAAATTAAGGAGGCAGAAgagaaagttcaaaaagaaatggAGTTATCTGATCAAAATCCCTTAAATGAAGATCTTTTAGCCAACTTAGTAGCAGCACAAAATGAACATGCAACAAGAAAAGTTCAATCAAATACTCTTATGAGACTTAAATCAAGAGCAAATTGGATTAAAGATGGTTCTGCAAACACTGCATACTTCCATGCTAGAATGAAGATTAGACAATCAAGAAATACAATTAGTGAACTAGAAGATGCAAACGGAAATATTATTAGTGATCAATCTCAAATTGCAGATACTTTAGTCAAGCATTTTCAACAAAAATTTGAATCTCAAGATGTTGATGTTTCTGAAGAATTGCTTGATGTTATTCCCTCAGTTATTACAGATGAATACCAAGAAATGTTGGACTCCATTCCCACCACTGAAGAAATCaagaaaattgtttttgaaatgGACTCAGATAGTgcccctggtccagatggatttcctGGATCCTTTTATAAAAGTTGCTGGGATATAATTCAATTGGATTTAAAAGATGCCATACAATTTTGTTGGAGAATAAGATTTATCCCCAAAGGCCTGAATTCAAATTTCTTAACCCTCATTCCTAAATGTGCAGGTGCTAAGAAAGCAAGTCAATATAGACCAATTGGATTGAGTAATGTATTATTCAAAATTTTCACAAAGATAATTTCTGTCAGAATGAATGGACTCATGGAGAAGTTAATTTCATCACAACAGGCTGCTTATGTTAAAGGAAGAAGCATTCAAGAACAAATACTTCTAGCTTCAGAGATGGTAAATGAAATGAGAAAAAAGAGAAGAGGCGGTAATGTGGCTTTTAAACTGGACATATCACAGGCTTATGATTCTGTAAGTTGGACTTTTCTTCTTAAAGTTATGcacaaatatgggttttcatcatcttggtgtgattggttgttAACCATGTTTAAATCTGCAAAATTATCAGTAATGGTCAATGGAGGACCATGTGGCTTTTTCTCAATGCATATGGGTCTTAAGCAGGGTGATCCATTatcccctattttatttattttgatggaagatgtaTTGAGTAGAAATATCACAAATTTGGTTAATACAGGGCAGATAACTCCAATGGTAGTTAAAAATGGAATATATCCAACACACTTATTTTTTCCTGATGATGTTTTCTTATTCTGTAATGGAGCTAAGAAGACTTTGTTTTGTCTATTTAAGCTGATTGACAAATATCAACATAACTCTGGCCAGATGATTAACAAAGCCAAAAGCAAGTGTTTCATTGATGGTACTAATTCAACCAGAAAGCAACAAATTAGCAGCATAGTTGGTATGGATATATCTAATTTTCCTGATAAGTATCTTGGTATCATTCTAGCTCCAGGAAGAGTAACTACTGAAATGGTCTGGCCAAtagtgat CTACCCTCTTTACAATATGGCAGTTTATAAATGGCCATCTTCAGTTATTAAGATATGTGAAAAACTAATAAGGAACTTTCTATGGTCAG CTAAGTTCAAACATAAATATGGTATATGGTTTTcaaaatggaaattatcatcaGTAAGAGAAGGTTTGCAATGGGCTTGGCTTACTTTACAAGAAGACATCTCTTGGAAGATTGGAAATGGTGCTAGCATCTCAGTATGGTTTGATAACTGGTATGGATCATCCCCACTAATTAATGAAATTGGTTATACTGATTTTGTTCATAACAATATGCAGTTGAAAGTTCAGGACTTAATCATTAATGATCAATGGAATATACATCCTCAGTTGCAGCACTTGTTACAGATTGATAACTTGCCTCATATTCATAGTGGAAATGATTCCATAATATGGAACCTACATAGTAGTAGAATGTTTAATAATGCAAAGGCAGtggagaaaataagacacaaggaaGACAAGGTAGATTGGTCTTCTTATATATGGAGGAAATCTTTGCACCCAACTATTGCCAGCAACATTTGGAAGCTTCTACAAGGAGTTTATGTGAATGATGACATGAAAATAAAACAAGGATATGAAATGCCTTCTAGATGTTGTATCTGCAAATCAGAGCAGGATTTTATGGAGCATACACTGTGGCTTTGTGAATTCAGTGTTCAGGTTTGGAATTGGCTTGGAAATATGTTTCAATTTCCCAGGCCATACTCTTTTTCAGAAGTGTTTTCTGCAGCTAAACATCACAGTCCTATCATTGATGAAGTATGGATAATCTCTGCTTGTACTGTCATTAAGGAGTTGTGGTTTCAAAGAAACAgagttttctttgaaggaggtgaTGTTAATATTCATGGTTTCAAGCACAGGGTTATGAAGATTGTTCAAGATCATGGTGTCAGAATAAAAGGGGTCAGGTGGAACAATGActatgaaaaccaaattcttaGTCACTTTAAAATTGATTCTTAA